One Oscillatoria salina IIICB1 genomic window, TACCTCAAGTTCGTTAATCTTAATTTAACTGAAAATATTAGTGCATGACCGCAAAATGTTTAATCAAAATTGAGGTGGGTTTTCCCCACCTAGATAAAAGTTTAACCAGATTTAAAGATTTGGCTTTCGGTAATTCGCTCTGAACAAGTATTTAAAACAGCGAAAATCACCATAGTTATCGGTCTTTAGTTAAAACAAAAACACTGCCTTCATTACCACGTCCAATTCGTAAATCATTGTCTAGATAAGTGAAATCGAGCCAACCTTGTTGCTCGCGATTTTCGATGTTAAAATCAAGAGGAGGAAACTTTTTACCAGCTTCAATTTGCTTAATAAAATCTCTAGGCGAACTATAGCCAAGAAATTTTTGCAGTCCAATAATTGACCGCTCAAACTTAACATTAACCCGCTTGGCAGATACAGGTTCAAAAGTAGCAGCAACCCCCACTAAGCCTTCAAGCAAAGGTAAACCTCCAAGTTCAGCAAAATTATAAATTCTTGCACCATCAGTAC contains:
- a CDS encoding PAP/fibrillin family protein, whose protein sequence is MSKKEELLQAIAGKNRGLLAKELEKVAILAAIAQLEDFNPTPRPVESLDLLEGDWRLLYTTSKGLLGFNRIPLLETGQIYQCIRTDGARIYNFAELGGLPLLEGLVGVAATFEPVSAKRVNVKFERSIIGLQKFLGYSSPRDFIKQIEAGKKFPPLDFNIENREQQGWLDFTYLDNDLRIGRGNEGSVFVLTKDR